In a genomic window of beta proteobacterium MWH-UniP1:
- a CDS encoding thiamine pyrophosphate-binding protein, with translation MGANSSAAKVRGADILAKALEIAGVQNIYTLSGNHIMPIFDAAIDSPLRLFHVRHEAAAVHMADAAARLTGNVAVAMVTGGPGHANAVSAMYTALQAESPVLLLSGHAPLNQLGKGAFQEMDQATVAAPCVKASLVARSTATLAVDIANAIRIARSGRPGPVALSLPQDVLDGTLDQADVPVSPKDFQPVPIVPAAESLSNLLSKIAQAKKPLVLTGSHLMQPAHQSAVAACRTKLGIPIIGMESPRGINDPALGAFPGLLAESDLVVLVGKKIDFTLKFGDPSIFSAQARFVVVDAEEKVLAHAKTVLGNRLLAAIHADGPSLMSAIQSASVTANSAHADWTALAKKTIDFEPANWADLANAATDPMHAIALLKPFAEIAKTREVILVADGGEFGQWAQAIIKAPIRVVNGPAGAIGGATPFAIGAAIERPDALVLAFMGDGAFGFHPSEFDTAVRYGVKMVCVVGNDCCWNAEYQIQLRTYGEARLSGCELLPVEYQKVAQAFGAEGVSVKTPAEAQAAAKAALAAKGPFCINGFISKSAAPAVKMV, from the coding sequence GTGGGAGCAAATTCCTCAGCCGCTAAGGTCCGTGGTGCGGACATTCTTGCCAAGGCTTTAGAGATCGCGGGTGTTCAGAATATCTACACGCTGTCGGGCAATCACATCATGCCCATCTTTGATGCAGCCATTGACAGCCCTTTGCGCTTGTTTCATGTCCGGCACGAGGCTGCTGCGGTTCATATGGCCGATGCCGCAGCGCGACTGACGGGTAATGTGGCGGTGGCGATGGTCACCGGCGGCCCCGGCCACGCCAATGCGGTGTCGGCGATGTACACGGCACTGCAGGCAGAGTCGCCGGTCTTGCTCCTTTCTGGCCATGCACCACTGAATCAGTTGGGCAAGGGTGCCTTTCAAGAAATGGACCAAGCCACCGTTGCTGCACCGTGTGTCAAGGCATCACTTGTGGCCCGATCGACCGCCACCTTGGCTGTAGATATTGCCAATGCGATCCGTATTGCCCGGTCGGGCCGCCCCGGCCCCGTGGCGCTCAGTCTGCCGCAGGATGTGTTGGATGGCACCCTCGATCAGGCCGATGTCCCGGTGTCTCCAAAAGATTTCCAACCCGTGCCGATCGTGCCTGCTGCTGAAAGTTTGAGCAATCTCCTCTCCAAAATTGCGCAGGCGAAAAAGCCTTTGGTCTTAACTGGGTCGCATTTGATGCAGCCGGCGCATCAGTCCGCTGTTGCTGCATGTCGCACAAAACTTGGCATTCCCATTATTGGCATGGAAAGCCCACGCGGCATTAATGATCCGGCTCTGGGCGCTTTTCCGGGGCTGTTGGCCGAGTCTGATTTGGTGGTCTTGGTTGGGAAGAAGATCGATTTCACTTTGAAGTTTGGCGACCCCAGCATCTTTTCTGCTCAGGCCCGTTTTGTCGTGGTCGATGCCGAAGAAAAGGTCTTGGCGCATGCGAAGACGGTGTTGGGCAATCGCCTGCTTGCAGCAATTCATGCCGACGGGCCATCGCTGATGTCAGCGATTCAGTCGGCGAGCGTTACGGCAAATTCCGCCCATGCCGACTGGACCGCACTTGCGAAAAAGACGATCGACTTTGAGCCTGCGAACTGGGCCGACTTGGCCAATGCCGCGACTGACCCCATGCATGCGATTGCATTGCTTAAGCCATTTGCTGAGATTGCCAAGACCCGCGAGGTGATTCTGGTGGCCGATGGTGGCGAGTTTGGTCAATGGGCCCAGGCCATCATCAAAGCACCAATTCGTGTGGTCAACGGCCCAGCAGGCGCCATTGGCGGAGCAACGCCGTTTGCCATCGGTGCGGCAATTGAGCGGCCTGATGCTTTGGTCTTGGCCTTTATGGGGGATGGCGCCTTTGGTTTTCATCCGTCGGAATTTGATACGGCGGTTCGTTATGGCGTGAAGATGGTCTGCGTGGTGGGCAATGACTGTTGTTGGAATGCGGAGTATCAGATTCAGCTACGCACCTATGGTGAGGCGCGTTTGTCAGGCTGCGAACTGCTGCCGGTGGAATATCAAAAAGTCGCTCAGGCCTTTGGTGCAGAAGGGGTGTCGGTTAAAACACCAGCTGAAGCACAGGCCGCGGCGAAAGCGGCTTTGGCCGCGAAAGGCCCGTTTTGTATCAACGGATTTATTTCTAAATCCGCCGCACCTGCAGTGAAGATGGTCTAG
- a CDS encoding Ldh family oxidoreductase, translating into MKMSIDQIRVMTLEAFGRKGVSEVQSVPTTEALIQAEAQGMASHGISRVPMYLAHVAHHRVDPKAVPKVLRETASAVLIDAANGFAFPACAQAIDHAARKAKETGIAIGAVTNSHHFGVAGNHLLSMGQAGLVGFAFGNSPAAMPAWGGKRSVYGTNPIAAIFPRKNKSPVLIDLSLSEVARGKIMVAAKQDKPIPLGWALDAQGQPTTDAKAALAGMMMPMGGMKGAMLAMTVELLVTTLTGAQYGAEADSFFVDAGNQPKLGQAFIGINPDALAGRAVYEQRIESLLEFILQDDDVRVPGERRFALEQKARAEGIELPDALVEQIRAIV; encoded by the coding sequence ATGAAGATGTCTATTGATCAGATTCGCGTCATGACGCTGGAAGCCTTTGGTCGCAAGGGTGTGTCTGAGGTGCAGTCCGTGCCCACGACGGAGGCGCTCATTCAGGCGGAGGCGCAGGGCATGGCTTCCCACGGGATTTCTCGGGTACCCATGTATTTGGCCCATGTGGCCCATCATCGGGTAGATCCCAAGGCGGTGCCTAAAGTCCTGCGTGAGACCGCATCGGCCGTTTTGATCGATGCAGCCAATGGCTTTGCCTTTCCGGCCTGTGCACAGGCAATCGACCACGCAGCGCGCAAGGCGAAGGAAACGGGCATTGCGATTGGCGCGGTAACCAACAGCCATCACTTTGGTGTTGCCGGTAATCATCTTTTGTCGATGGGGCAGGCTGGTCTGGTTGGCTTTGCCTTTGGCAACTCGCCTGCGGCCATGCCAGCCTGGGGTGGGAAGCGATCGGTCTATGGAACCAACCCGATTGCTGCGATTTTCCCAAGGAAAAACAAATCGCCAGTGCTGATTGATTTGTCCTTGTCTGAGGTTGCACGCGGCAAGATTATGGTGGCGGCCAAGCAAGATAAGCCGATCCCGCTGGGCTGGGCCCTGGATGCGCAGGGCCAACCCACCACCGATGCCAAGGCGGCGCTTGCCGGCATGATGATGCCCATGGGGGGCATGAAGGGTGCCATGCTCGCGATGACGGTCGAGCTTTTGGTGACCACACTCACGGGCGCGCAGTACGGCGCCGAGGCCGATTCTTTCTTTGTCGACGCGGGGAATCAGCCCAAGCTTGGCCAGGCCTTTATTGGCATCAATCCCGATGCGCTGGCAGGCCGTGCGGTTTACGAGCAGCGCATTGAATCCTTATTGGAATTTATTTTGCAAGATGATGACGTTCGTGTTCCCGGTGAGCGTCGGTTTGCGCTTGAGCAAAAAGCAAGGGCCGAGGGCATTGAGTTGCCCGACGCACTTGTGGAACAAATTCGAGCGATTGTCTAG
- a CDS encoding tripartite tricarboxylate transporter substrate binding protein produces MQDQIKRSARRTFIAAVAATSVIASLAYAPVASAQAYPNKPVKLVVPFVAGGATDIVARLVAQKLSVAWGQSVVVENRGGAGGNIGADAVAKSPADGYSILVTSGSIVTVNPHMYKKMPFDAKKDLLPVTNLASGPQVLVVNNSVPAKDVKELIALAKSKPNQLNFGSAGTGSQVHMAGESFVYAAGIEAQHIPYKGEAASYTDTVGGQVQFMVGNIAGAKGHIDAGRLRAIGVTSKTRSPQLPNVPTIAEAAIPGFENLGWFGLMVPAGTPKAIIDKIHADTVKVLADPDVKSRIEQLGMTTVGNSPADFAKEIALEYERWGKVVSARKLQAN; encoded by the coding sequence ATGCAGGATCAAATTAAACGCAGCGCACGGCGCACGTTTATCGCAGCGGTTGCGGCGACCTCGGTGATCGCTTCGCTTGCCTATGCGCCCGTTGCATCGGCCCAAGCGTATCCCAACAAACCCGTTAAGTTGGTCGTGCCATTTGTTGCAGGCGGTGCCACGGACATTGTGGCTCGTCTGGTCGCGCAAAAACTCTCGGTTGCCTGGGGCCAGTCGGTGGTGGTTGAAAACCGTGGCGGCGCCGGCGGCAATATCGGTGCTGATGCTGTCGCTAAATCGCCTGCAGACGGCTACAGCATTTTGGTCACCTCAGGCAGTATCGTGACCGTCAATCCGCATATGTACAAAAAGATGCCGTTTGATGCCAAGAAAGATCTCCTTCCTGTGACAAATCTGGCAAGCGGTCCACAGGTCTTGGTGGTGAATAACAGTGTTCCTGCAAAAGATGTGAAAGAGCTCATCGCATTGGCCAAGAGCAAACCCAATCAATTGAACTTCGGTTCAGCCGGAACGGGTAGCCAAGTGCATATGGCCGGCGAGTCGTTTGTCTATGCTGCGGGCATTGAAGCCCAGCACATTCCCTATAAAGGTGAGGCGGCTTCCTACACGGATACCGTGGGTGGTCAGGTGCAATTTATGGTGGGCAACATTGCAGGTGCAAAGGGCCATATTGATGCGGGCCGCCTGCGTGCAATTGGTGTGACCAGCAAAACCCGTTCACCACAGCTGCCCAATGTGCCCACGATTGCCGAGGCCGCTATTCCGGGCTTTGAAAACCTGGGTTGGTTTGGTTTGATGGTGCCCGCCGGTACGCCCAAGGCCATTATCGACAAGATCCATGCAGACACGGTCAAGGTTCTGGCGGACCCCGACGTAAAGTCGCGGATTGAGCAGCTCGGCATGACCACCGTGGGTAATTCACCTGCAGATTTCGCCAAAGAAATCGCTTTGGAATATGAGCGTTGGGGCAAGGTCGTGTCGGCTCGAAAGCTTCAGGCCAACTAA
- a CDS encoding hydroxyacid dehydrogenase → MAQVVICEFMDQPAVDRLKKKFSVLYDPKLVDQPAELAAAIESADALIVRNRTQVTAALLAAGPKLRVVGRLGVGLDNIDLNACADRHVTVIPASGANARAVAEYVIGSAFVLMRGCFSASAAVAAGKWPRLDYSNGLELEHRTLGLVGFGFIGRLVAKLALPLGMKVVAFDPALSESDPIFAQHQVSRCGSLDSLLQQSDVVSLHVPLTDATRNLINAEKLSRMKPTAVLINTARGGVVDETALHQALIAGNLRGAALDVFASEPLPANVHPTDLPSLIMTPHIAGLTQEANERVSSLIAERVEQALETVV, encoded by the coding sequence ATGGCCCAGGTGGTGATTTGCGAATTTATGGATCAACCCGCGGTTGATCGGCTTAAAAAGAAGTTCTCCGTCCTCTATGACCCAAAGCTTGTCGATCAGCCTGCCGAACTGGCAGCGGCGATCGAATCGGCAGATGCTTTGATTGTGCGCAACCGGACTCAGGTCACTGCGGCCCTGTTGGCCGCAGGACCCAAGCTGCGCGTGGTGGGCCGGCTTGGTGTTGGTCTAGATAACATTGATCTGAACGCCTGTGCTGACCGCCATGTGACCGTGATTCCGGCAAGCGGCGCCAATGCCCGGGCAGTCGCCGAATATGTGATCGGCTCTGCATTTGTATTGATGCGGGGCTGTTTTTCGGCCTCGGCCGCAGTCGCTGCGGGCAAATGGCCGCGTCTGGATTACTCCAATGGCCTGGAGCTTGAGCACCGTACCCTGGGGCTGGTGGGCTTTGGTTTTATTGGCCGTCTTGTTGCAAAGCTTGCACTTCCGCTCGGTATGAAGGTGGTAGCGTTTGATCCCGCACTGTCGGAGTCAGATCCGATTTTTGCCCAACATCAAGTCTCTCGCTGTGGATCACTCGATAGTTTGCTGCAGCAATCCGATGTGGTGAGCCTGCATGTGCCGCTGACCGATGCAACCCGCAATCTGATTAACGCCGAGAAGTTGTCGCGCATGAAGCCGACCGCCGTGCTGATTAACACGGCCCGTGGTGGTGTGGTGGATGAGACTGCATTGCACCAGGCCTTGATTGCTGGAAACCTGCGTGGCGCGGCGCTCGATGTCTTTGCATCGGAGCCGCTGCCGGCCAATGTCCATCCCACCGATTTGCCATCTTTGATCATGACACCGCATATTGCGGGCCTGACTCAAGAGGCCAACGAGCGTGTGTCTAGTTTAATTGCCGAACGTGTGGAACAAGCCCTGGAGACCGTTGTATGA
- a CDS encoding inositol monophosphatase, translating to MANHQAWFSDVCELAQSAARKSMERARSHVAVIEKGQGDWASDVDLEIEEEIRAALNAIAPGTLIHGEEAGQGPQQDAVSSRYVWHVDPIDGSANYVRGIPHYATVISLTERLADGSEEVVMGVTADPCREECFAALQGEPTTLNGQPVRVSAISVPISGLLAVVTPKPNASYVDFFGQWFTRQLRTFGGVRRSGAMAIDLAWVSCGRLDAFVGFNLAPWDIRAGLCQVTHAGGVIRTPKQVGEDPSLSPVAPEFCLAANSEPIFIKLLGDLNAGSN from the coding sequence ATGGCGAATCACCAGGCCTGGTTTTCCGATGTCTGCGAGCTTGCTCAGTCTGCGGCGCGCAAGTCGATGGAGCGGGCCCGCAGCCATGTTGCTGTGATCGAAAAAGGCCAAGGGGATTGGGCCAGCGATGTGGATCTGGAGATCGAGGAAGAAATTCGCGCGGCGCTGAACGCGATTGCACCCGGAACGCTAATCCATGGTGAAGAAGCTGGCCAAGGCCCACAGCAGGATGCGGTGTCGTCTCGTTATGTCTGGCATGTGGATCCGATTGATGGCAGTGCCAACTATGTCCGAGGCATTCCCCACTACGCCACGGTGATCTCGTTGACCGAGCGGCTTGCCGACGGATCAGAAGAGGTGGTGATGGGGGTAACAGCAGACCCTTGTCGCGAGGAGTGTTTTGCTGCGTTGCAGGGTGAGCCCACAACATTAAATGGGCAGCCTGTCCGCGTGTCCGCCATAAGTGTTCCGATTTCTGGACTTTTAGCGGTGGTCACCCCTAAACCCAATGCTTCTTATGTAGATTTTTTCGGCCAGTGGTTTACTCGGCAGCTGCGCACGTTCGGTGGTGTGCGTCGGTCGGGAGCGATGGCCATCGACTTGGCCTGGGTGTCGTGTGGTCGATTGGATGCCTTTGTGGGATTCAATTTAGCGCCATGGGATATTCGGGCGGGCCTGTGTCAGGTGACGCACGCAGGGGGTGTAATCAGAACACCCAAACAAGTTGGGGAGGACCCTTCGTTATCCCCAGTAGCGCCTGAGTTTTGTCTCGCAGCAAACTCAGAGCCAATCTTTATAAAACTATTAGGAGACTTAAATGCAGGATCAAATTAA
- a CDS encoding GntR family transcriptional regulator, with the protein MYQSVQRQIMDALAREEWRPDEAIPSEKRLCERFGVSIGTLRKAIDALVEAHILVRQQGLGTFVASHSRPRQLFQFFNVSPHEGPRSYPDVQFLGFATGKADKLAADKLKIALGADIFRIRNLLVMDGKPIIADTITLPANLFRGMTESIVRDRQGTLYNLYLERYGANVIRIDERVRAAAAPATSAKLLGIKTGAPILEIRRIALSFNQQPVEWRISHVNTSHYEYVHRDALEN; encoded by the coding sequence TTGTACCAGTCGGTCCAGCGGCAGATTATGGATGCCTTGGCCCGAGAGGAATGGCGTCCTGATGAAGCCATTCCGTCAGAAAAACGGCTCTGTGAGCGCTTTGGCGTGTCGATTGGCACACTGCGCAAGGCCATTGATGCCCTGGTAGAAGCCCATATTTTGGTAAGACAACAGGGCCTTGGCACCTTCGTGGCCAGCCACAGCCGGCCCCGTCAGCTCTTCCAATTTTTCAATGTCAGCCCGCACGAGGGCCCCAGAAGCTACCCCGATGTCCAATTCCTGGGCTTTGCGACTGGCAAAGCCGACAAGCTGGCCGCAGACAAACTAAAGATCGCCCTTGGCGCAGATATTTTCAGAATTCGTAATCTCTTGGTGATGGACGGCAAACCCATTATTGCGGACACCATCACGCTGCCCGCCAATCTATTTCGCGGCATGACCGAATCGATTGTCCGCGACCGCCAAGGCACGCTGTACAACCTGTACCTGGAACGCTACGGCGCCAATGTGATTCGCATTGATGAACGTGTCCGTGCGGCGGCGGCACCGGCCACCAGCGCAAAACTTCTCGGCATTAAAACTGGCGCCCCCATCTTAGAAATCAGACGTATCGCTCTTTCCTTTAATCAACAGCCGGTCGAATGGCGAATTTCCCATGTCAACACCAGCCACTACGAATATGTCCACCGAGACGCACTCGAAAACTGA
- a CDS encoding tripartite tricarboxylate transporter substrate binding protein — protein sequence MKRSFGLMVLASVITMGSAVAQTYPSKPIQLIAPFGPGGDADLSARNLAAAAQAHLSQPMVVMNRAGAGGTVGTLAVRDAAPDGHTLLLSRVGSHAIAPAIQPGLKYKWNEFTFISLLELNPMVCVVRADSPIKTLADLVESLKRNPGKLTYSTSGTGTLLNFATQTLFDAAKLGKAAAVEVPYKSGGEAVTAVASSQADFSCTNLGPALPLMRGNRVRALVQTVPERFKDLPDVPTAREAGYPQLEAMVGWSALVGPPNMPKDVVNRLSSAMAKIGADPKWISGTEKIGGMPKPTTPEETAKFVAEQVAVYERLGKLLNIEIK from the coding sequence ATGAAACGTAGTTTCGGTCTGATGGTGCTTGCCAGTGTTATCACGATGGGTAGTGCGGTCGCGCAGACATACCCATCAAAACCAATTCAACTGATCGCTCCTTTTGGCCCCGGTGGGGATGCGGATCTTTCGGCCCGTAATCTCGCGGCAGCAGCGCAGGCGCATTTGTCTCAGCCCATGGTGGTGATGAATCGTGCTGGTGCGGGTGGCACGGTTGGTACATTGGCGGTGCGGGATGCCGCCCCCGATGGCCATACGCTCTTGTTGTCGCGGGTGGGCTCCCATGCCATTGCGCCAGCGATTCAGCCAGGGCTGAAGTACAAATGGAACGAATTCACCTTCATCAGTCTTTTGGAGCTCAATCCCATGGTCTGCGTTGTGCGTGCGGATTCTCCGATCAAGACTCTGGCAGATTTGGTCGAAAGTCTTAAAAGAAACCCTGGCAAGCTGACTTACAGCACGAGCGGCACAGGTACTTTGTTGAACTTTGCCACCCAGACCCTGTTCGATGCTGCCAAACTCGGCAAGGCTGCGGCCGTTGAGGTGCCCTATAAGAGTGGTGGCGAGGCCGTCACTGCGGTGGCCAGCAGCCAGGCCGATTTCTCTTGCACCAACCTGGGCCCGGCCTTGCCGCTGATGCGGGGCAATCGCGTTCGGGCTTTGGTGCAGACCGTTCCAGAGCGTTTTAAAGATTTGCCCGATGTGCCAACCGCACGCGAAGCCGGATATCCGCAGCTTGAAGCCATGGTGGGTTGGAGCGCCTTGGTTGGCCCCCCGAATATGCCCAAAGACGTGGTGAACCGCCTGTCATCGGCGATGGCAAAAATCGGCGCGGATCCCAAATGGATATCGGGCACCGAAAAAATTGGCGGCATGCCAAAGCCAACCACGCCTGAAGAAACCGCTAAATTTGTTGCTGAGCAGGTCGCGGTGTATGAGCGTCTTGGAAAACTTTTAAATATTGAAATCAAATAA
- a CDS encoding fumarate hydratase C-terminal domain-containing protein — protein sequence MTMAHYDISMPATEEQVRKLRVNDTVTLQTTLFGIRDATQIHMFDRGRKTKFDLNGHAVIHTAPNVRKVTPSPEFPAGYQPVCIGTTTSDRMERFTRPLMEQYGVRFIIGKGGMREGSLAAFKELGGAYLAIIGGTAALETTWIEQIEDVDLDDLNPESLWRFKIRNFGPLLVGMDSHGDSLYDTVKEHAAAQRSKVLAQLGVGQTS from the coding sequence ATCACCATGGCTCATTACGACATTTCCATGCCCGCCACCGAAGAACAGGTGCGCAAACTCCGCGTCAATGACACGGTTACCCTTCAGACCACCCTATTTGGTATCCGTGATGCCACCCAGATTCACATGTTTGATCGTGGCCGCAAAACAAAGTTTGATCTCAACGGACACGCCGTTATTCACACCGCCCCCAATGTCCGTAAGGTCACGCCAAGCCCAGAGTTTCCAGCGGGCTATCAGCCTGTTTGCATTGGCACCACCACATCGGACCGTATGGAACGATTCACACGCCCGCTCATGGAACAATATGGCGTGCGCTTCATCATTGGCAAAGGGGGTATGCGCGAAGGTTCTCTGGCCGCATTCAAAGAACTTGGTGGCGCTTACTTGGCCATCATTGGCGGCACTGCCGCATTAGAGACCACCTGGATTGAACAGATTGAAGATGTGGATCTCGATGACTTAAATCCCGAATCCCTCTGGCGTTTCAAGATCCGTAATTTCGGCCCCCTACTCGTTGGCATGGACAGCCACGGCGACAGTCTCTACGACACCGTCAAAGAACATGCGGCTGCACAGCGCAGCAAGGTGTTGGCACAGCTCGGTGTGGGGCAGACATCATGA
- a CDS encoding succinate dehydrogenase/fumarate reductase iron-sulfur subunit, translated as MSTPATTNMSTETHSKTEMLEVRVWRGSQEGEFKTYSVPRHESQTILDVVTFIQREVDPSLSYRFACRVGMCGSCAMLVNGQARWTCRTHVSKVLDSTNRLEIAPLANLPVIKDLATDMTQFFDKWAKAKGQFKGDKTRHDKFAQVRPDSAERQAADAGIECIGCGVCYASCDVVTWRPDYLGPAALNRAWTLTNDERDIAQLDRLKAIAGDAGCHACHSHFACTERCPKGISPTAGIAGLKRLVGRMAAKGQLK; from the coding sequence ATGTCAACACCAGCCACTACGAATATGTCCACCGAGACGCACTCGAAAACTGAAATGTTAGAGGTCCGCGTCTGGCGCGGCAGCCAAGAAGGCGAGTTCAAAACCTACTCAGTACCACGCCATGAGAGCCAGACGATCTTAGACGTCGTTACCTTTATTCAGCGCGAGGTCGATCCCAGCCTGAGTTATCGCTTTGCCTGCCGTGTCGGCATGTGTGGGTCGTGTGCCATGCTGGTTAATGGCCAGGCCCGCTGGACCTGCCGAACCCATGTCAGCAAAGTGCTCGACAGCACCAACCGACTTGAAATTGCACCGCTGGCCAATCTGCCCGTGATCAAAGACCTGGCCACCGACATGACCCAGTTCTTTGATAAGTGGGCCAAGGCCAAAGGGCAATTCAAGGGCGACAAAACCCGTCACGACAAATTCGCACAGGTCCGGCCAGACTCCGCCGAGCGACAGGCGGCTGATGCCGGCATTGAGTGCATCGGCTGTGGTGTCTGCTACGCCTCGTGCGATGTGGTCACCTGGCGGCCCGATTATCTAGGGCCAGCAGCGCTCAACCGCGCCTGGACGCTGACCAACGATGAGCGTGACATCGCCCAACTCGATCGCCTGAAAGCAATCGCAGGCGACGCAGGCTGCCACGCCTGCCACAGCCATTTTGCTTGTACTGAGCGATGTCCGAAAGGCATCTCGCCCACTGCCGGTATTGCTGGGCTAAAACGACTCGTCGGCCGCATGGCCGCCAAAGGACAACTCAAATGA
- a CDS encoding succinate dehydrogenase: protein MSSSSIAQAKAWYWQRISAMVLTIFVVVHLTIMIIAIRDGLTAAEILSRTQGSIAFGLFYALFVLACAVHVPIGVAKILEEWLSLSAPAASLISKILAAVIVIMGLTAVWGVV, encoded by the coding sequence ATGAGCAGCTCTTCCATTGCCCAAGCCAAGGCCTGGTATTGGCAGCGCATCAGCGCCATGGTGTTGACCATCTTTGTTGTCGTACACCTGACCATCATGATTATTGCGATTCGTGACGGACTCACGGCAGCCGAGATCCTCTCCCGCACACAGGGCAGCATTGCCTTTGGCTTATTCTATGCACTCTTTGTGCTGGCCTGCGCCGTGCACGTGCCAATCGGCGTGGCAAAAATTCTTGAAGAGTGGTTGTCTCTTTCAGCCCCGGCGGCATCACTGATTTCAAAAATTCTGGCGGCGGTGATCGTGATCATGGGCCTGACCGCCGTGTGGGGGGTTGTGTAA
- a CDS encoding fumarate hydratase: MFKLDLQQVEDAAKELYIRALKQLPPDIKTGFDKLAKKESNATAQSILGTMIKNISVAEDTDNLLCQDTGIPIYNVWIGRDVAVDGVALKAAIRKGCERATREYPLRSSVVHPITRKNDHTSCGIEVPVIHIDFVETPGMIKLEMVPKGSGSENNSYLRMAIPAEGLQAVKTFVIDSVLASGGKTCPPTIVGVGVGGTSDLCVALAKRAATRALGSQCGDAEGRKLEEELTKAVNQLGIGPQGLGGDGTAFAVHVEMAATHITMNPVAVNMQCHSARRASAVISQNGIEYGY; the protein is encoded by the coding sequence ATGTTTAAACTAGATCTTCAGCAGGTGGAAGATGCTGCAAAAGAGCTCTATATCCGAGCACTCAAACAACTCCCCCCGGATATCAAGACCGGCTTTGACAAGCTTGCCAAGAAAGAATCCAATGCGACTGCCCAAAGCATTCTGGGCACCATGATCAAAAACATCTCGGTGGCCGAAGACACCGACAACTTGCTGTGCCAAGACACGGGTATCCCGATTTACAACGTCTGGATTGGGCGCGATGTAGCCGTTGATGGCGTCGCACTCAAAGCGGCCATCCGAAAAGGCTGTGAGCGGGCCACCCGCGAATATCCGCTGCGCTCTTCCGTTGTGCATCCGATTACCCGCAAAAATGACCACACCTCCTGCGGGATCGAAGTGCCGGTCATCCACATCGACTTCGTGGAAACACCTGGCATGATCAAGCTAGAAATGGTGCCCAAGGGCAGCGGCAGCGAGAACAACTCTTACCTGCGCATGGCCATTCCTGCCGAGGGCCTGCAGGCCGTCAAAACGTTTGTCATCGATTCAGTGCTCGCCTCGGGCGGTAAGACCTGCCCCCCCACCATCGTTGGTGTGGGTGTGGGTGGCACATCGGACCTGTGTGTGGCACTTGCCAAACGCGCTGCCACTCGAGCCTTGGGTTCACAATGTGGCGACGCCGAGGGCCGCAAGCTTGAAGAAGAACTCACCAAGGCCGTGAATCAGCTGGGCATCGGCCCACAGGGTCTTGGCGGTGATGGCACCGCTTTCGCCGTCCATGTCGAAATGGCCGCAACCCATATCACCATGAACCCTGTGGCCGTGAATATGCAATGCCATTCGGCCCGCCGGGCCAGCGCGGTCATTAGTCAAAACGGTATTGAGTACGGCTATTAA
- the sdhC gene encoding succinate dehydrogenase, cytochrome b556 subunit, which yields MQTAPRRSGRAQSIAYWAFMVHRFSGLALALFLPIHFFLLSQAIRGEAALDRALSLTALPIVKFAEWGLVVLLTLHLVGGIRLILIEFGPWRGQRSGWITASVFIAGGTGFLFLYNLLTTA from the coding sequence ATGCAGACTGCACCACGTCGTTCCGGCCGCGCCCAAAGCATCGCCTACTGGGCCTTCATGGTTCACCGTTTTTCGGGCTTGGCATTGGCCCTGTTCCTGCCGATTCATTTCTTCCTGCTCTCGCAGGCCATTCGCGGCGAGGCCGCGCTGGATCGAGCCTTATCGCTGACCGCGCTGCCCATTGTGAAGTTTGCCGAATGGGGGCTGGTCGTGTTGCTCACTTTGCATTTGGTGGGCGGCATTCGCCTGATCCTGATTGAATTTGGCCCCTGGCGTGGGCAGCGCTCTGGCTGGATCACGGCGTCTGTTTTTATTGCGGGTGGCACTGGGTTTTTGTTTCTGTACAACCTGCTCACTACCGCATAA